The Lolium rigidum isolate FL_2022 chromosome 2, APGP_CSIRO_Lrig_0.1, whole genome shotgun sequence genomic interval CGGTCGgatcaagaaaaaaacaaagaaagtgcCACGGAAAAGATTGGCTAGGCGCCACCGCTCGAACTCCTCCCGTACTTTGTCCCTGATGGCGCCATGCGAAGCCACCGCTCCGTTGAAGACCACGTCGTTCCTATGCCTCCAAATGCACCAGAAGACAAGTATGATGGCAGTCCACATGTCCCGTCTCTGAGCTGTCGGACAAGCCCGGGACGTCCACCACTCCAGCAGATCGGTGTCTGGGTCCGGGAGCCACTCCTCCCTGCCCAAACACCTAAGAGCCCATGCCCAGGACTCCCGCGCCACCACGCAACCCAGCAGCAAGTGCTGCAAGGTCTCCGGCTCCTGATCGCAAAGCGGGCAGGCCGACGAGCACGGCAAGCCCCGACGTCGAAGCCTATCTGCCGTCCAACAACGGTTTTTCGAGGCCAACCATGCGAAGAACTTGCAACTGTACGGCGCCCTAGACCGCCAGATCTCCTCTGAGATGGGGGCCCTCACCTGTCCCGCAAAGAACGCTCTGTACGCCGACTGGGCGGAGTAGATGCCATCCGTCGACCACCTCCACAGCAACACGTCCTCCCGCTCCGGGACCAGCTGGACGTTCGCCAGCCTCTGCCACAACATGAAGAACTCCGGGAGGGCTGCCTCATCCATGTCCGGCCCACAGTCCCTCAGCCATTGGCCGGCCAGGCCCTCTCTCACCGAGCAAGCGGTGATCCTCCTACGCGAGACCATCTTGTCCACATTTGGTGCAATCTCCGCAACACTCGAACCGTCCAGCCACCGATCGGACCAGAACCGAGCTCGCTCGCCATTGCCCAGAACATAACAGGTGGCCGCATCAAAGATAGCGGTGCAGAGGCTGGGAGCTGAATGTTAAACTCCGCCCAGGCCTTAGAGGGGTCCACCTTCTGTAGCCAGGCCCACCGGCAGCGGAGAGCAAGATTAAGCAAGCGGAGGTTCGAAATACCTAGCCCGCCGAGGTCCTTCGGGGAGGTCACCTTGTCCCAAGCGACCAAGCAGTGACCGCCCTTGACCTCCGGCCGCCCTTTCCAAAGGAAGGCCAGGCATATCTTGCGCAACGCCTCAACAACCTTAGGCGGGATGTCGAGCGACATCATGGTATGCACTGGGATCGCCGAAAGCGTGCTCTGGACAAGAATGGTCCTACCCCCACGGTTGAGGAGTTTGGCGCACCACGGTGGAAGCCTGCTGGCTGCGCTATCCACGATCGGCTGCAGCTGGGCTGCCGTCACCTTTCTAAGCCCAAGAGGGAGGCCCAAGTACTTGAACGGGAAGGAGGCAACCTCGCAACCAAGGATAGAACTAGCCAGGGCCACCTGCTCCTGCGAGCACCGAATGGGATGGACTGAGCACTTGGCCAGATTGGTGCGCAGCCCCGACGCCACCCCAAAGTCCTCCACAATCTGCGTGCAGGTGCGCAGGTCTACCTCGGTGGGTCTGATGAAGGTAACCACATCATCGGCATACATCGACGTGCGATGCCGGAAGCCACTAGCCGAGAGCTCGGTGAGCAGGCCCACATTCGCCGCCCTCTCAAACATGAGGTGGAGAACATCCATGACCATGTCGAAGAGCAAAGGGGAGAGAGGGTCACCCTATCGCAGACCCCGACGGTTGTAGATGGGCTCTCCAGAAGCACCATTCATCAGCACACGGGTCGAGGCGGAGCTGAGCAGCCCCCCGACCATCGAGATCCACTTCCGGCCAAAGCCCAACTTGGCCAAAACCTCGAGGAGGAAGGCCCAGTCCACGGTGTCGAAGGCTTTCGTGATATCCAGCTTGAGGAGGATAGGTATAGTGCACCAGCTGAAAGTTGTCATGGAGACAGCGTCCACGAATGAAGGCACTCTGCTGTGGGCCAACCAGCTCAGGCATCCTCGGCGCCAGGCGAGAGGAGAGGACCTTGGCCATGAGTTTCGCCACGCTATGAATCAAGCTGATAGGGCGAAAATCTGTGACCTCCACGGCGTCGGTCAGAGTCAAATATAAGCACATGATTACCTTAGCACTCTCTGTGTAGCTTGAAGTTTGATAGCTTTGATTGGAATTCTTAGCCAAGGATTAAGAACAGCGCCTCTTGAAGCTCCCGCGACAGGCTAGATGACTTGGTCTTGAACCACTTTACACATGATGGAACTGCGCTAAACTATCTGTTGAATATAATGAAGCGATGTTTCTCTTACTCGTTGACAGTCTGCAAAGGACTCTACTCTGCAGATTCTGTAATCGAGAGAGCGCATTGTTATGTTAACAGAAATAATGGTTTCATGCTCTTTCTGATGTTAAAactgaaagaaaaaaaagacaCTGTGAGATATAAAAAATCTTCATACTGAAGACTTGGTTGGCATGTAAGCTATTTTTATAGAACTTGGTAATCGAGCTTTCTAGATCAGTCTTTATCATGGTATTATATTTCAGCGCTTGTGAACATTCTAGCAAAAAAGTATATATAGTGAACCAGCAGCTAGCTCTGCATATCTGGGTTTTGGCACTTTGGGTATATAGCTAATAATACATCCCAGACCTGGACATGTTACTGGATGTACCTACTGTTTCCCTGCTGGAGTTGCTGGAAATTGGCACCGATCTTGCAATGAAACCTTATGTCTGGATAAAGGCTTTGAGATCAGGTTCTGCCCAATCGATCGTATCAGCGATCACTGGGATCCAGGTACTACCAGGAGGACAAGCAACCAAGAAGAAGAGATCAGCTGACCTTCAAGCCTTTGACGACACCCGCAGAAGAGTGTGGCCGATCCTGTAGCACCTGAAAGAGCAGATCGACAACAAAGCTGAGAGTAGATCGGCAAAAAGGCTACTACTTTGCAAGATGGATAAAAAACGTTAAAATCATATGGAGACCCGCCTGGAAAAGCGAGAAAACAATAAATTATAACCTGCAGGTTAAGGATGATACACTAACATGAAGCTTTATGAATGTTGAGCGCGTAATGCTGCATTGGTAATTGGCAGAGATCAATCCTCGCATATTCTCACGGGAAGGGACGGTGTGGAAAGCGTAACTGCAGGGCGCCATGGATTACACCTGGAAGAGCAAGGGGTCCCAAAGAGCAAGGGGCTCAAATCTGTGTTAATACAAAGTGGTGCCAGCACATGCTTTCACATCCTCAAATTTTAAATACCCATTCAGTCAAATATATTTCCAGGATTAGATTCAGCTGCATAGCACTGGCAAATGATCTAGTTTTGCAATAAGAAATGGCCAAATATATTTTACACCGTGAAGACACAAAGGCTATACCCAGCCCCCAACCTTTCATGGTATACCAGACTTGGAATAAGATCTTATATGTTGCTTCTCTTTTTGTAGACCATGATTTTTTTAATGTTCCCCACATGTTTGGTCCTTCGGTATAGGAGCATTTATTATACCCCTATCATATATTGAGGGCATGTCTCATTAACGGCATGCCCACTACTTTTTAGAAGTAGTGCATATTGCATACCAACCTACAGCCCACTACCAATACTTCATCAATACTATGTCAGTTTTGAGCAATTTTCAGATAGATGTTACACCTGAATATCTTTGCTACCATGAGGACAAGAACAAATGCAAATGCTTGAACAGAAGAAACAAATATTGTGTAAAGTAATAGCAGCAAAGCGCAACACCTATAGAAGACCATATTGCATCTAGCAAATTAGATCACCAAACAAAGAAAGACTTAAATCTAGCAAATTAAATCTTACATCACCAGGGCACTAGCTTGTATTAGCTTTGCATGACTCACCTGCATAGGCTGGAGTTGCATATGTCCATTGGTTTTATGCCGAGTCGAGGCCACCTCTGAGCCACATGCATGATCGATCAATATCTGTACCTAATAAAATTATTAACCTTTTTTATACATCCCAATGGGAAAAGGAAGGATTCTAAGGTGGGGTAGAGAGAAAAAGGAAAGGACGTACCCTGAGAGCTCCCGCACCTGAtataatggccagagtatgaaaggTGATTTCAACTGAACAAtattgaaacaaaaaaaacatCTGATTATTTTCTTCGCATCCCAAAATCTCCCTCTAGGACGCAGTCAGAACTCGATGGACATACAATTCAATAACATAGCATCAAAGCAAGCTATTTTAATGGGAATGCAAATCACCTTGTCTCTTTCGCAAGTTAAGACTCATGGGCTGATGACCCTTCAACATTCTCGACAGATAGATGGACTACATGTGAATAAATTCTCGAAGCAATGTAATAGAATCCCAATTTCTTAATAGCTTCTAAGAAAGCCCCTgtagaaaaaaaaaatactaagTGCCTCGCGAAGTCTGCTAATTATACCTTAAATGTACATTCAAAATTTCAATGATGGAAGTGTGCACATGCATACCAAACTTTATTCCTGTGTTGCAGAGCATATCAGGGATTATGCTCATTGGACTACTCGTTAATAATATGAGATACCTGGATATCAAATCCATGATAGTTACTCAGAATGCAGAGTGAAATATAGACAAAGGGTAATAATTTATATATGAACATAACGCGGAAGGTTGAACAACTTTCTCACATCTCCCTAAAGGTAGAAAAATCATCCAGCATATAGTACAACTACCAATTAAAATGACACTTTTCTAGCTTATAAGAAAAATGATGAGTGGACACATGAGCTGTTCAATCTAAAAAACCAAGAATTAGTGTTTCGGCCAGCAGCAGTTGGTATCCACCAGGGACCATGCCACAGCTGGTCTAGCCTAACCCCCGCAACTCAGTCATGGATAACGACAGAAGAGTTTGGGAAAATAAATACCGCTTTTATACCAGCAACTAACGGACAACAGTGCATGCAAAAGGAGCACCGAGTTGCATCTCGTTCTCGAATATATTGAAATTGATCAATTCAGCAAAAGACTTCTTGGGATACTGGCCTATTTGGGCTGCACTAAAACAGGGGGTGCACTTGAGAATCTGTGATTGGTTCCAATACGTGAAGCAGACtgcagcaagacaaaaaaaaaaatttggatgACAAcactccacaccacatggcgaaCATTGCTTCGCATAATGCCTTACCAAGCAATTTCAGAGGAGAAAAGGCATTCTCAGGTTTTGAGCTACTTCGCTGCAATGAAGGAATCCTCACAATAAGAAAATAAAACTTGAAACACATTGGAATACATAATAGCCAATTGCAAATCACCTAACCAATATCCTCACATGCCAGGACTCCAAATAGGCATGGAACCCAGTAATAGCACCAACAATGTCCAATTTTATTTATCTTAATTTTCCAAGTAGAGATAGTCTAATATAcctgaaaaaaaaaacttgtcaTAGCGAACTTAACAGCAAGAGTACTTCTAAGCTTCAGTAATTTTCAAGTCTTCTCTCAGGTTATGATCCATAAGAAGCACTTTGCCATCTGTCCTGATTAGATAAGAGTGTTCCATGGGTGTTAATATTTAGATTCCTCAAGTACTTATCCTATTATCATGCCAAGTCACGAGAAccagaaagtgatttaaatggtaCAAACAACCAGAAAAGGGCACATTTTGTATTACCCATGGCGGGAGAACAGATCATAGAAAACACAATATCAAGGTTGTATGGTTTAAAAGAGGAATACCAGCAGATCAACCAACAGAAAGTACTCCAGATGCAGCCGAGTTTGCAACATCACAatggattgtgtcacctctcatcTGTGCAATGACAGGTAAATTTTAAAAGAATGGATCTGCAGCCTGCTTGGATTTTCCTCAAACATCCTATACCCTTAGATACAAAAACATTTGCACAAACAAAGATGAGAAACTATGGGGTGAGAAACGATTCCAGCAGCACAATCAGCACTGCACAATACCCCATGACAGGGACACCGCCGGACAAAACAGAGCATCCAGCAGATATAAAACAGCATTAAGACAGCACAGGTTAAAGGTGATACCAGATTCCACATGGATTTCAAGGTAAACAGGCTAGCTGGATTTCAGAACTAGAAAATAAGGTACCAGATTCCAGATGGATTTCAAGGTAATCATGCTAGCTGGATTTCAGAACTAGAAAATAAAATACCAGATTCCACAAGGACAAACATAAATCTCAAATCGATTAGCACACTGGATGTCTGGGCAACCTAACATAGCATACGACGCACAAGAGATGCACCTGAGCAAGCACCAATGCATCAGATTTGCTAACCAAATGTTTCAGAAATTAAACGGACAGTCACACTGAACTCCAGGCAGTTTTTAAGCAGCTCAACTAAGAAGGTCTAGTCGTCATCGGAGTATTCAGAGTCATCGCTCACATCCAGCACATCTTCATCATCAGAGTCCTTGTCTTCACTCTCAGACTCGACGTAGGTTAACGTCGTCTTCCTCTCCCGAACTGTCCTTCTCGGTGCAACTGGCTCAGCAGAGCTTCCGGATGGAGGAGCGTCAGCATCTTCTGTGCTTGTCGACCCTCTCTGCAGAATCGAGCTGCTCTTCTTGTTGAAGGGGGAGGCCCTGATCTTCCGTACCTTCTTCTCAGGTGAAGGAGCGCTGGAGTTGCTGTCGTCTACAGGTTTGAATGTCTCTTCCAGAACCTTCTGCCTCATGCCCTTGCTCGGAGCTGGCGCCCTCTTCCTGGCTGCAGTAGTCTTTGGCTTCTCAGCAGCAGGTTTCTCAGCAGCAGGCTTTCTTCCCCTGGCTTTCTTCTCAACTGGTGCTTCAGTGGTCATGGCAAACTCTTCATCCTCACTCTCATCGGTGGGCACTGCTATGTCCTCATCAGACAACTCAATCAAGGATGCCATGGCCTTCTTTGCTGCGCCTCTTTTGCTTGGCGCGTTCCTCCCTGTCTTTCCTTTCTGCTGGCCTTCTGTAGTCTCAGTATCCATTGCTACAGAAGTGGTTAAGCCATCAGTTAATAATTTTGTAATAAGAGGTAAATATTTTACGGTCACAAACAGGAAACATGGGCATTACCACTAAGTTCTGGAGAGGAGTCATGAAGAGTATAAGCCGCCAGACGGTCTTTCAATTCAAGcatttcctcctcttcatctttcACCGGTGCACTTGCCTACGAAATAGTTGAATTGACTTGTAAACATAGCACACaaactagagagagagagagagagagaggaggcttGCTAAAGGAACCCACCTTCTTGGCTGGTTTCTTCCTTTGTGCTGCTGGTTTCGGCATTGGTGCTCCGTAATCTTCGTCATCACTCCCAGCCTTGAAAAGTTCAATTATTTCATCAGTAAACAGGAAACAACAATGCTTAAGACTCCCTGCCATAAGAAATGCATCAATTGTGGTACTCTCTACCTTCTCAGACTTGACAGCAGCCTTCTTAGGCTGTCTCTTGGATGCTGCTTTAGATTCTGCTTCCTTCTTCTTCCTGTTCTTTTCCTGTGCATCTCTTCTTTTCTCCTGGGCCTTTTGAAAGATTGTGTCGAGTCTCTGTATTAAAATTGAGTTAGATGTGATCATGTGAAACAGAAAACTTCAAGGGAAACATCAGTGACCAGAAAGCTTACATCCAGTTCCTTCTCAAGAGCGTCAAGGTCTTGAAACCAAAGTGCTTTTGGTTCTGTTAGCCTCAGTCTCTCAACTTCAAGACTTAAATTCTCCTGCTGAGCAATGAGCTGCTGTACCTTCTCAAGAGTCAAGGTACCAATTGACATTGAGAGGAGGTAGTCATAGTCACTAGCATCTGCAGCATCAGCAGGGCTCTCTtcatttccttcatcattgtctGTAGCCCCTGCAGCAACTGGCTcattcttcttattctttgggAAACTTGCATAACCCTTCTGCTTCAGCTCCTTAAACAGCTCAGCCCTCTTCCTGTTATTGACTTTAATCTCGCCGTTGACAACAGCAAGAATAAACCGTACTTTTTCATCAAGCTTCCTCATTTCCAGTGTAATATTTTTGAACAAAGCATCCTgcacagcaaaaaaaaaagttaatgGGTATTCTCAAATACTAGAAAAGCATCCAGGAAAATGTCAACACATGTACCTTTcttttaacatagtattctagccTCAGTGTAAAGAACTCTTCAAGTACTGAAAAGTTGACATATTTTCAGTGACAGCAATGGAGACAGAAAAAAGTTTGTCAAAAGGAAATTGTTGCATACAGGATACCTACTTTCCTCTGGGGTCTCGTACTTTCTAATTTTGCCATCCGGACCAAACAAGTGCATGTTTGTTATTGCCAGTGTGGATGTGAGCTTGAATTTCTTCACAAGGCCTTCTTGCTTAGCAATGTTCATGTTTTCCTCACTCAAGGTGACCTCAAAATCCACATTCACGTCATCACAATAGGACCTAACAGTCTGCAAAATGATTGTGATTAAAGAACATTGGTTATTAGGGAAACATGTATACCCAAGAATGAATTGTTTGTGCGATTAACTACCTCGAGAAATGCTGGTTCCTTTTCCTTGTTATTTTCCTTGTCTTTGTCCTTATCCTTCTTCTTGGTTTTGTCCTTATTCTTGTCCTTACCTTTTTCCTTGTCTTTCTCCTTGCCACTCTCCGCACACATGGATTCAAGATAATCTTTGTAGTCTCCTGTCCAACGGCGGATTGGCAGCTCCGTGATTTTCAGCATACTGTCATTCGGAGCATCTATAATACCAGTCATGGTATATGTTACACCAGTTGCCTTAATAGTTTTCTCAATAGAGCCCTGTCAGGTGATGAACAGAAAATTTGCACCGATCAACCATTTGTTAGTAGACAGAACCAAAAGTGCATACTGTACAGAACAATGTTGGTAAGCGCATTTTACTGACCTTGAACCCCTTGTACCAAGGATCCATTGGCTCAACAGGCTCATCTTTTAGCAATCGTTTCAGATTAGCGATAATGTCTCTTGGATTATAGTTTGGGACATAGGAGCTCCATCCAGTGCCAATGCCTTCACTTCCATTGACCAAAACCATGGGAATGATTGGTACAAACCTGAAGAAATGGTCCCATTGTTTAGATACATCTGTAACTCTATTCGAAATCACAAGGATGAATGTTCCAAGAGATATACCAGCTCGGTTCAATAGACTGTCCATCTTCATTCAAATAGTCCAGAAGAACATCATCATCCTTTGGGAAAATTAAGCGAGTGACAGGTGATAATCTAGTGTAGATGTACCTTGCACTAGCACTATCTTTGCCTCCCTATAAGGAATGAAAACACACAAATAAGCATAAGAACACCATTTTACAAAGATCAGGGTCAAATGGTACTCAGCTATTAGAGAGTTATATCCCACCTGATTTCTGGTGCCAAATTGGCCAAGGGGTTCCAAGAGATTTATATTATTGCTGCCGACAAAATCTTGAGCCATTCCTAGAATCGTACTTGCCAGACTCTGCTCACCATGGTGGTACGCTGAGTGTTCTGACACATAACCAATAAACTGTGCCACCTGTGGCCAACAAAAGTAACAATTTAAGAATATGCTGTGATGATCTCAGATAGAGAAGTTTAAGAACTCTTTTTCAGATGGCGCACCTTAGCCTCTTTAACCAAGTTCTTCTTGAACGAGCAAAACAAAATCTTCCTCTGGCCTGGTTTAAGACCATCAACCATTGAAGGTATTGACCGTTCAAGGTCTGCCATCGAGAAGAGTATCAGCTCTTTATTGATAAAGTCCCTGTACTTGATGCGTTTCTCGCGTTGGTCAAGGCAAGTTCCAGGCTAGAATTGGGTATGTGAGTTAGTTTTGACACACAAACCAAGAGACCTATGCTAAACTGAGAAAAGATGCAATGTTTAACCTGAAAGTTGCTCAGCCAGTTCTTCCGGTCACTAATCCTTTTCTTGCTGAATGCCAAATCAATTGCAGTATCATCTTGGTCATCCGCCCAGACAAAATCCTTCTTGTGCTTGGCAATATGTTCAAAGTACTCCTGGCCTTCTGCAGCTGTGCTGGTCCCTAGCCCCTGAAACAAACAATGTTTTAATTAAGACGATGCACAACTCCAGAATTCTCACTTATAGTCCCCTCCACTAAAACATAAGGAAAAACAACATAAACATACAGAAAAACAACATCACATGGAGAAACCATAATGCAAGAACAAAATGAGCAAGAGGTAAAAGCAAACCTTGTAGTACTTTATAGTCCAAGCACTTGCATTTCCCCCTAGCTTCTCTTTccattcttcatagtctggcatcgaGTAAAATGACAGGACAGATTTGTTCCTGTTATTGGTTGCCTGTAGAAGACAATGAAACTATTATTTTTTCCGCTGGACAGAATATAACAAATTTAGTACTGAAGAATGGTACAAAAAAACGTATTAAGAACTATTGACTGACAAAAAGAGTTCCCTACCTTGATAATTGGAGTGATGAACTCAACCAAGAAGGATGGAACTTTGAGGAGAGATGGCCAGAACTTGTGAATGAAGTTGATCAACAACCCTTTAATGTGGGAACCATCATGGTCCTAAGAATTCATCAGCTCAAAGTAAGCCAAGAAACAACCTGATTTTGACTACTCGAGATAAAACTGGAGATGTTGCAAGACAAACCTGATCTGTCATTATCATGAGATGGCCATATCTCAAGCCCTTTGTGCTATCATAATTCTTCTCATGCTGCAAACCAAGTATTTTCTTTATATTCTGGATCTCTGCATTCTCCGTCAACTGCTTAGTGTTTGCTTCCCTCACGTTTAGTAATTTACCCCTAAGAGGAAACACACCATAATGATCCCTTCCAACTTGACCTATACCAGCCATCTACAGAGGCAAAAAAAGGCATACCCTTCAGTATGACAGCAAAAGTATAAACTATGGCATTTGATAGGTTAGCATTACTCACAGCTAGAGCCTTTGCTGAATCTCCTTCAGTAAGTATCAAGGTGCACTTGTCAGAGTCCTTGCCACCGGCGTCATTTGCATCATCAAGCTTAGGAATGCCAAGAATATTTGACCTCTTGGTTCCATCAGTCTTCTTTAGATCCTTCTTTAGCTTGTAATCAGCCCAAGAAAGGAGATTATCCACAATCCCAGAGCTAGCAACTGCAATTGTTAGAAGTGAGTGTTACCATTTGCTTGTGCTGCCACATCAGACAGTACAGGATAAAAAAGTTCACTCATCAAGTACCTTTCTTAAGGAAATCCAAAGGGAGATCACACCTGGACCCAAAGCTTCCCAGACGAGTTGTCAAGGTCTCCTTGGTTTGCGAATCAAAGGCAGGGTTGTCAATGAGCGCGTTAACAAAGACCCATAAATGGCCCTTCACAGTATGCAGCTTCACATTAGCATTTTTGTTTTTCTTGTGCACAGCTTCCATCACATGGCTGGCAATTTGGCCTGCCACATGTTCAACATGAGTTCCACCTCTTATGGTTGCAATTCCATTCACGAAGCTGACCTGTAAGCAAAAGAAAATGTGTGAAATATAACTAAAACCATATCAAAAGAACCAAACAGCACAGCAGCATAGCTCACACGTGTACCTGCTGAAATTGCCCTTCACTTAGACTCACACACACCTCCCAACGATCATTTACCTTTAGGTGGAGACTGAAAGGAAGACAAATTTGGATTAGCGCAAATAGTTGGGTAGGAAATTCTCACGGATAAACCCAAATTGATCAAAACTATGTCAAACCTTTGTAGCTCCGGTCCTTCTTTGTTAGCAGAGTCAATATACAGTTTCACGTATTCTGGGAAGCTTTTTACTGGCACCTTCTGGCCATCTAACTCAACCTTCACGGTTTTGCCAAGGGTGCCCGCCATATCAACTACTCTCTTCTTCATGAGTGCCACGACATCTTGTTCAAGCTCAGTCATATTGAACTTTTCAAGGTCAGGCTTGAAGGTAACTCTGGTCCAGTTCTCAGACTGCTTGCACTTTGTAATCTCAGGCTTAGACTTGTTGCCCATGTTTCCGGAGAAAACCTGCACAAGTAATCAAAGAGGAATGTCATGCTATATTAACTATTCAAGACTTCAAGAAACCAACAAGAGACAGTAGTTAATACTGCATGAACCATCTATATTTTCATGGTAAACCTTACTGACCAGTGCTACAAACTACTAGCATAAGCATAACAAACAAGATTCAGaatagaaatgattacaaaaatatGTGTAACCTGGCTAGCATGGCCTTGTATACTCTTAGCACTATTTGCCAAATTAAACAGCACAGATAGTGCTAAACTACAAATCTAATGTTACATACCCCGAAAACCGCCAGATTTTGAGCGGCCACAGCCACTGCACTAACTAGGACCACATGGCATATCAACAGGACATGCTAGTCTGTAATGTGTGTATCCAGAACTGACAGAAATCTCCATTTCTCTAACCCACTAACAATGTCCAACCCAAAAGCAAAAATATCCGACTGAAATACAGTCAAGGAGACGGTGACTATTTCACCAGGTTCTACTTATCTATCAATCTACTACAACAGCGCAGATAATGCTTAACTACGAATCTACTATTACATACCCCAAAATCACCAGATTCCGAGGTTGAGCGGTTACAGCCAAAGCACTAACTAGAACCACATGGCACGTCAATAGAACATCCAAGTCTGTAAAGTGTATAACCGGAACTGACAGGTAACTCGATTATTACTAACGGGGGGTGAACAAAATATCGGACTGAATACGGTCAAGGAGGAGACGGTTATTATCTCACCTGCTTGTACTTCTTCTGGCGGCGGCCATCAGCAGTCTCGATGACGAACTCGGTGGAGAAGATGTTGGTGAGCTTGGCGCCGTACCCGTTCCTCCCGCCGGTGGTCTTCCGCTCGTGGTCGTCGTAGTTGCTGCTGGTGAGGAGGTGGCCGAAGATGAGTTCCGGCACGTAGATGCCCTCCGCCTGGTGGATCTCGACGGGGACGCCGTCGCCGTTGTTGTAGACGGAGATGCAGCAGCCCGGGACGTCGATGGTGACCTGGAGGGAGTTCATGGAGGGGTCGCGCTGCTTGTTGTCGGCGGCGTTGACGAGGATCTCGTCGAAGATCTTGTAGAGGCCGGGGACGTACTCGACCTCGCGGTGCACCATGGCGCCGCCCTCGTACACCCAGAGCTTCTGCTTGTGCTTCTCGACGGAGCCGACGTAGGTGTCCGGGCGCAGCAGGATGTGCTCCAGCTGCGTCTTCTTCTGGTACGTCTCCTCGATGGTCTTCCCGGCG includes:
- the LOC124688112 gene encoding DNA topoisomerase 2, coding for MAAATKPPLKSSSSHNTAAGPGPGAGKTIEETYQKKTQLEHILLRPDTYVGSVEKHKQKLWVYEGGAMVHREVEYVPGLYKIFDEILVNAADNKQRDPSMNSLQVTIDVPGCCISVYNNGDGVPVEIHQAEGIYVPELIFGHLLTSSNYDDHERKTTGGRNGYGAKLTNIFSTEFVIETADGRRQKKYKQVFSGNMGNKSKPEITKCKQSENWTRVTFKPDLEKFNMTELEQDVVALMKKRVVDMAGTLGKTVKVELDGQKVPVKSFPEYVKLYIDSANKEGPELQSLHLKVNDRWEVCVSLSEGQFQQVSFVNGIATIRGGTHVEHVAGQIASHVMEAVHKKNKNANVKLHTVKGHLWVFVNALIDNPAFDSQTKETLTTRLGSFGSRCDLPLDFLKKVASSGIVDNLLSWADYKLKKDLKKTDGTKRSNILGIPKLDDANDAGGKDSDKCTLILTEGDSAKALAMAGIGQVGRDHYGVFPLRGKLLNVREANTKQLTENAEIQNIKKILGLQHEKNYDSTKGLRYGHLMIMTDQDHDGSHIKGLLINFIHKFWPSLLKVPSFLVEFITPIIKATNNRNKSVLSFYSMPDYEEWKEKLGGNASAWTIKYYKGLGTSTAAEGQEYFEHIAKHKKDFVWADDQDDTAIDLAFSKKRISDRKNWLSNFQPGTCLDQREKRIKYRDFINKELILFSMADLERSIPSMVDGLKPGQRKILFCSFKKNLVKEAKVAQFIGYVSEHSAYHHGEQSLASTILGMAQDFVGSNNINLLEPLGQFGTRNQGGKDSASARYIYTRLSPVTRLIFPKDDDVLLDYLNEDGQSIEPSWFVPIIPMVLVNGSEGIGTGWSSYVPNYNPRDIIANLKRLLKDEPVEPMDPWYKGFKGSIEKTIKATGVTYTMTGIIDAPNDSMLKITELPIRRWTGDYKDYLESMCAESGKEKDKEKGKDKNKDKTKKKDKDKDKENNKEKEPAFLETVRSYCDDVNVDFEVTLSEENMNIAKQEGLVKKFKLTSTLAITNMHLFGPDGKIRKYETPEEILEEFFTLRLEYYVKRKDALFKNITLEMRKLDEKVRFILAVVNGEIKVNNRKRAELFKELKQKGYASFPKNKKNEPVAAGATDNDEGNEESPADAADASDYDYLLSMSIGTLTLEKVQQLIAQQENLSLEVERLRLTEPKALWFQDLDALEKELDVSFLVTDVSLEKRRDAQEKNRKKKEAESKAASKRQPKKAAVKSEKVESTTIDAFLMAGSLKHCCFLFTDEIIELFKAGSDDEDYGAPMPKPAAQRKKPAKKASAPVKDEEEEMLELKDRLAAYTLHDSSPELSAMDTETTEGQQKGKTGRNAPSKRGAAKKAMASLIELSDEDIAVPTDESEDEEFAMTTEAPVEKKARGRKPAAEKPAAEKPKTTAARKRAPAPSKGMRQKVLEETFKPVDDSNSSAPSPEKKVRKIRASPFNKKSSSILQRGSTSTEDADAPPSGSSAEPVAPRRTVRERKTTLTYVESESEDKDSDDEDVLDVSDDSEYSDDD